In a genomic window of Bubalus bubalis isolate 160015118507 breed Murrah chromosome 17, NDDB_SH_1, whole genome shotgun sequence:
- the LOC123465038 gene encoding kinase suppressor of Ras 2-like, whose product MNILETAENAGGVCSPGIVTEQKWYLNSQISVFTPTDPARLVRTESVPCDINNPLRKPPRYSDLHISQTLPKTNKINKDHIPVPYQPDSSSNPSSTTSSTPSSPAPPLPPSATPPSPLHPSPQCTRQQKNFNLPASHYYKYRQQFIFPDVVPVLETPTRAPQVILHPVTSNPILEGNPLLQIEVEPTSENEEGHDEAEESEDDFEEMNLSLLSARSFPRKASQTSIFLQEWDIPFEQLEIGELIGKGRFGQVYHGRWHGEVAIRLIDIERDNEDQLKAFKREVMAYRQTRHENVVLFMGACMSPPHLAIITRSVLPGFPTGILPPGIFGNIHSQSSASGSVEQRGFW is encoded by the exons ATGAACATCTTAGAAACCGCAGAGAACGCAG GTGGGGTCTGCTCTCCTGGCATCGTTACAGAGCAGAAGTGGTACTTAAACTCCCAAATCTCTGTCTTTACCCCTACGGATCCAGCAAGGTTAGTCCGGACAGAGTCCGTCCCGTGTGACATCAACAACCCTCTACGAAAGCCACCCCGGTATTCGGACCTGCACATCAGCCAGACGCTCCCCAAAACCAACAAAATCAACAAG gaCCACATCCCTGTTCCTTACCAGCCGGACTCCAGCAGCAACCCCTCGTCCACGACATCCTCCACGCCCTCCTCGCCAGCGCCCCCACTCCCGCCCAGCGCCACGCCGCCTTCTCCCCTACACCCTTCTCCTCAGTGCACAAGGCAGCAGAAGAATTTCAACCTGCCAG cGTCCCACTACTACAAATACAGGCAGCAGTTCATCTTCCCAG ATGTGGTGCCGGTGCTGGAGACGCCGACGCGGGCGCCCCAGGTCATCCTGCACCCAGTGACCTCAAATCCAAT ctTGGAAGGAAATCCATTACTTCAAATTGAAGTGGAGCCAACCTCGGAG AATGAGGAGGGCCACGACGAGGCCGAGGAGTCGGAGGACGACTTTGAGGAGATGAACCTGTCCCTCCTCTCGGCCCGGAGCTTCCCACGCAAGGCCAGCCAGACCAGCATCTTCCTCCAGGAGTGGGACATCCCCTTCGAGCAGCTGGAAATCGGCGAGCTCATCGGGAAGGGCCGCTTCGGGCAGGTGTACCACGGCCGCTGGCATGGCGAGGTGGCCATCCGGCTAATTGACATTGAGAGGGACAACGAGGACCAGCTCAAGGCCTTCAAGCGGGAGGTGATGGCCTACAGGCAGACACGGCACGAGAACGTGGTGCTGTTCATGGGCGCCTGCATGAGCCCGCCCCACCTGGCCATCATCACCAGGTCAGTCCTGCCCGGGTTCCCCACCGGAATACTCCCACCAGGAATATTTGGGAATATTCATTCCCAAAGCTCTGCTTCTGGCAGTGTTGAGCAGCGGGGGTTCTGGTAG